A region from the Achromobacter seleniivolatilans genome encodes:
- a CDS encoding ATP-binding protein encodes MDPASLLHSFRPASPTLRLRMGQAAALCAIPTYVMAANYLADFSAPLADVWVGLASLICGTGFVAALVALFLLGRKSRQHWRSEERLKDLLAFQTGVLDAIPQPIALRDKDLNLLACNSAFERLFNQSRDALKNTSVTRAVQMLVCDVEAAQIEEDYRQVMLTGLPISKDREFNVGGQAMTVQHWMEPLRNARGIVVGVVGGWMDITQRQRVLKELAIARDRAESANRTKTTFLASVSHEIRTPMNAIMGMLELTLSHPQLPEQDRLQLSTANSASKSLLALIDDLLDLSKMEAGKFQLLPRATNVCELAEEVVDVFHPIAEGKGLGLTLTIDLPEDSSRMHYADPLRLKQIMNNFVSNAIRFTERGGVRVHVLAEPRDGDRQWISLKVSDTGVGIPANALGTLLQPFVQVEETLPALDRGTGLGLSICDRLVKKMGGTIQIESVLGVGTTMTARISLPVAVAPPEPVCNAEPAEPAVPSGVGLHVLVVDDQATNVLLLQRQLEKLGHQVSCARNGLEALALVDQHKFDVVVCDCAMPVMDGYTFARMMRQRKDGSAVLPILGYTAGAHEAEIERARAAGMDQILIKPVNLGSLNRAIGGAMRLKAMALSG; translated from the coding sequence ATGGACCCCGCCTCACTTCTGCATTCATTCCGCCCGGCTTCCCCCACTCTGCGTTTGCGGATGGGCCAGGCAGCGGCGTTATGCGCCATTCCCACTTATGTGATGGCGGCCAACTATCTTGCCGACTTTAGCGCGCCTTTGGCAGACGTGTGGGTAGGGCTGGCGTCGTTGATTTGCGGGACGGGTTTTGTTGCTGCGCTGGTGGCGTTGTTTCTGCTGGGCCGAAAAAGCCGCCAGCATTGGCGCTCGGAAGAGCGTTTGAAGGATTTGCTGGCGTTCCAGACTGGCGTGCTTGATGCCATACCGCAGCCGATTGCTTTGCGCGACAAAGATCTGAATCTGCTGGCGTGCAATAGCGCGTTCGAGCGCTTGTTCAATCAGTCGCGGGATGCGCTGAAGAACACGTCGGTGACTCGGGCCGTGCAGATGCTGGTCTGTGACGTAGAAGCGGCACAGATAGAAGAAGACTACCGCCAGGTGATGCTGACCGGGCTGCCGATCAGCAAGGACCGGGAATTCAATGTCGGCGGGCAGGCAATGACCGTGCAGCACTGGATGGAACCGTTGCGCAACGCCCGCGGCATCGTGGTCGGCGTGGTGGGCGGCTGGATGGACATTACACAACGCCAGCGTGTGTTGAAGGAATTGGCCATTGCGAGAGACCGGGCAGAGAGCGCCAACCGCACCAAAACCACATTTTTGGCGTCCGTCAGCCATGAGATACGCACGCCGATGAACGCGATCATGGGCATGCTTGAGTTGACGTTGTCGCACCCGCAATTGCCCGAGCAGGATCGCTTGCAGCTCAGCACGGCCAATAGCGCGTCAAAGTCCTTGCTGGCGCTGATAGACGATCTGCTCGACCTGTCCAAGATGGAAGCGGGCAAGTTTCAATTGCTGCCTCGCGCAACCAACGTCTGTGAGTTGGCTGAAGAGGTCGTGGACGTATTTCATCCCATCGCGGAAGGTAAGGGGTTGGGTCTGACGCTGACTATCGATCTGCCCGAGGATTCCTCGCGGATGCACTACGCGGACCCTTTGCGGCTCAAACAGATCATGAACAACTTCGTGTCGAACGCAATTCGCTTTACCGAGCGCGGCGGAGTGCGGGTGCATGTGCTGGCGGAGCCCCGGGACGGAGACAGGCAGTGGATTTCATTAAAAGTCAGCGACACCGGCGTTGGCATCCCGGCCAACGCACTCGGAACGCTGTTGCAGCCCTTTGTGCAGGTTGAAGAGACGCTTCCCGCATTGGACCGTGGCACGGGCCTGGGCCTGTCGATCTGCGACCGTCTGGTCAAAAAGATGGGCGGCACCATACAGATAGAAAGCGTTTTGGGCGTCGGCACCACGATGACTGCGCGGATATCGCTGCCTGTGGCAGTGGCCCCGCCCGAGCCGGTATGCAACGCCGAGCCTGCCGAGCCAGCGGTGCCTTCCGGGGTGGGGTTGCACGTGCTGGTCGTGGATGACCAAGCCACCAACGTGCTGCTGTTGCAGCGGCAGCTGGAGAAGTTGGGCCATCAGGTCTCTTGTGCGCGCAACGGGCTTGAAGCTCTGGCTCTGGTAGATCAGCACAAGTTTGATGTGGTGGTGTGCGATTGCGCGATGCCGGTGATGGATGGATACACCTTTGCCCGCATGATGCGGCAGCGCAAGGACGGGTCGGCAGTGCTGCCGATTCTTGGGTACACCGCTGGCGCGCACGAAGCAGAAATTGAACGCGCGCGGGCAGCAGGCATGGACCAGATATTGATCAAGCCGGTCAATCTGGGATCGCTGAACAGGGCGATTGGAGGGGCGATGCGGCTCAAGGCCATGGCGCTGTCTGGCTGA
- a CDS encoding helix-turn-helix domain-containing protein — MSFLKSIMQFTFSQPVRRPPSTLVSPQPMRQVEVLTSTKSHCVTSSNLSLPFAVLDLLVTRHCSAVRAWRTHRGLAMASLQERTNMHSPTLSALDRGDVELCEWTVEILAKALRVDPSLLLKAEMLSVKTREGSAWPLTTLERK, encoded by the coding sequence ATGTCTTTCCTCAAATCAATAATGCAATTTACGTTTTCTCAACCGGTAAGACGCCCGCCAAGTACTCTTGTCTCGCCTCAACCGATGCGCCAGGTAGAAGTACTGACGTCCACAAAATCCCATTGCGTCACCAGCTCGAACTTGAGCCTTCCGTTCGCGGTACTTGACCTTCTGGTCACCCGCCACTGCAGCGCGGTTCGCGCTTGGCGAACACATCGCGGCCTGGCCATGGCATCGCTTCAAGAGCGCACAAACATGCACAGCCCCACGCTATCGGCGCTGGATAGGGGCGATGTGGAATTGTGTGAATGGACTGTGGAAATACTTGCGAAGGCACTGCGCGTAGACCCCAGTCTGCTGTTGAAAGCAGAGATGCTTTCGGTCAAAACGCGAGAAGGCAGTGCCTGGCCGCTCACGACCTTGGAAAGAAAGTAG
- a CDS encoding EAL domain-containing protein, with protein MTCQAALAPIAELSESDVINMLCDPTQLHVVFQPQVNLETGRIESAEALARWRHPALGMVAPSRFIPMVTAMELQGALFKRIARLTLAAATELDRAGIVLPLAINACADTLSDADNLNFLFDEARRSRVDASRLKIELTEDAPVKNMPALKAALSRLQDWGCTISMDDFGAGQANLGMLISLTINELKLDRKFAASISVSQVAQKSVRFAVELAKDMGWRVVAEGISTAAEFNAMYSLGCRYGQGFLLGRPMPLDGLSRCSR; from the coding sequence ATGACGTGCCAGGCAGCTCTTGCGCCCATCGCTGAACTCAGCGAAAGCGACGTCATCAATATGTTGTGTGACCCCACGCAACTACACGTGGTGTTCCAACCCCAGGTGAACCTGGAAACGGGCCGCATTGAATCGGCTGAAGCGTTGGCGCGCTGGCGTCATCCGGCGCTGGGAATGGTGGCGCCGAGCCGATTCATTCCAATGGTTACCGCGATGGAGCTTCAAGGCGCGCTGTTCAAACGCATTGCCCGGCTCACGCTAGCTGCCGCGACAGAGCTAGACCGAGCCGGAATCGTCCTTCCGCTGGCCATCAATGCCTGCGCAGATACTCTGTCGGATGCTGATAACCTGAACTTCCTGTTCGACGAAGCCAGGCGCAGCCGCGTCGACGCATCCCGGCTGAAAATCGAGCTGACCGAGGATGCGCCCGTCAAAAACATGCCGGCCCTAAAAGCCGCCTTGAGCCGGCTCCAGGATTGGGGCTGCACCATCAGCATGGATGACTTTGGCGCCGGCCAAGCTAATCTGGGCATGCTTATCAGCCTGACCATCAATGAGTTGAAACTGGACCGGAAATTTGCCGCCAGTATCAGCGTGAGCCAGGTAGCGCAGAAGTCCGTCCGGTTTGCGGTGGAACTCGCCAAGGATATGGGGTGGCGCGTCGTTGCGGAGGGCATATCCACCGCAGCGGAGTTCAACGCCATGTATTCGCTGGGCTGCCGTTATGGGCAGGGCTTTCTATTGGGCCGCCCCATGCCACTGGACGGGCTATCGCGCTGTTCCCGGTAA